Sequence from the Fibrobacter sp. UWH6 genome:
CAAGTGCCGCAGCGTACCCCATTTCGTAAACAACATTTGGTCGTAGGCCATCAAGTAATACAATGATTAAATTGGCATCTTTAATTTGTTTTTGAAAGTTTCGTCTAATCGTATCGTCCGCTTTAAATGAGTTCGCATCATAGTTTATTTCAATATCTGCTGATTCAAAGGTTTTTTTTATGGTCTTTATAGTTGAGTTGATATACTCAATTCCATCGCAAATAGGGTGATAGAGCGATGCTTTTTCGTTATTCCATGCGTGAACAATAAATGCTTTCATTTTGTTAATCCTTTAAAATATTTTTATTAAATATATATTTTTTTTTTTTTACGCTTTCTAAAGGAAAAGAACAAGGGTCTTATACAGATTTATACTGTAAATTGGCGATAGAGAAAAAGAATTAAAAAAAATATTCAAAAATAAAAAATGTCCACCATCCTTCTTTCCATCCATCCCGAATACGTTCGGCAAATCCTCGCCGGTTCAAAGAAGTTCGAGTTCCGTCGCAACGTGGCCAAGCGCCATGTGGACCGGATTCTCATTTACTCAACTTCGCCGGAAATGAAGGTCGTGGGCTCGGTTTCCGTTCTGGGCGTGCTGAAGGATACCCCCAAAAAGCTTTGGCAAAAGACGAAGGACTTCTCCGGAATTTCCCATGGCAAGTATATGGAATACTTCTCGAAGCGGGAATTCGCCTATGCGTACCAGCTGGGCGAAGTGACGATGTTCAAAGAGCCCAAAAGCCTTTCCGACTACGGAATCACCACCGCCCCGCAGTCCTTTGCATATATTGACGCGTAAACCTACCCAAATACCAACCCAAAATTCGTTCGTCTTTCCAGAGAATTGCATCCAATTTGGATTTGCTTCCAGGACTCCTTATAGTTCTCAGCAAGGAGAAGTTTCGGATCTGCCTTGAATGAAAAATCGGACTTTGAAATGAAATTGACGAATTCGGGGATGTTGTCTCTGTAATGCAGGGCGAATTCCAGTGCGTCTTTTTCCTTGTCTTGGTCATTGGAATTTTGCTTGTTGTACAGCACGTGATCCAGGTTGCAAGACATATAGTAGGCGTTGTAAGGAACCTTCCAAATGGTCGGTGCGCTAGCCAGTCTCAAAAGGTTCTTTGACTTTCTGGAATTTCGTTCAATAATGTTTTCGCGGACGGGGCAAAGGATTTTTTCCAAGGTATAGAAGGGGTAGGCAATGTCACTTTGCTCCACTTTGTCCTCGGGAATGAAAGCGCCATCTGTGTCTACTATGTGAATGATACGTTCAAAATGTTCCGGCTTTAAGCGGTTGGTGTCAGCCCATCTCTTAACAACTTCTGCGATTTTCTTTGTAATGTCTGCAGAACCGACTTTTTGACGGGTGTCCTTGTCGAATTCCGTTGTGATGTCGCAATGCATCACATGAGTGTAAACGGAATCCTTGTTGAAATAGCGGGAAAGAATCACGCCCAGGGCCGTTTCATCGGAGGGGCCCTCTACAATGACAAACACGACCTTTTTACGAGCCATTGGAGCCTCCTGCAATCTTGAATGCCAAGGCAATCTCGGAATTGTTGGTGGTCTCGTAAACGGGTTCGCTCTGCTCGCCAAGAATAATGTCGCGGTAATAGAAGTCTCGCAAATTGTTGGTTGTCTTGACTCCGCTAAAGCGAATGTACCTGTTCATTGGATTTGTGGTGGTGAACACGATAAAATTCTTGTCCAGCGTTTCCAAAGGGCGCAAGTTGTGGGACGTAAATAGCAATTGGCCTTTACCCTTTTCAGAAATGATTCTGAGAATTTCACCAAGCAGGTATTCAAAAATACCGGAGTCCAGTTCGTCGATGGCGACTGTAATGGAATGGTTGTTGTAAACGTCGATGAGTAACGACAGGATAGATATAATTTTCTTGACGCCGTCGGATTCCATAGCTAAAGGAAATTCGTGGCCATCTTTGCTGGATGTCATTTGCACAATATGGCCCGGTATGCCGTTTTGCATGAGTTCCTGGCCAAGATGTTTCAAGCCTACTTTAAGATTGGGAACAATCTGCGGCAACACAATGTTCAAACTGCTGATGGTTCGTTCCAAAATCTGAAGGATATGCGGTGCGACCGTATTGGGCCTGTTCAAGGGCAACAGCAAACTTCCTGACTTATGATCCTCATTGTGGTCCAGAGAAATGTGGATGGGCATGTCGTTCAAGGTGATTCGCCCTGTCGATGCTGTTCTAATCACAAAGAGCTCTCGTGCGCCATAATTTGCCAAACGTTCCAAAATGAAGTTTGTTTCTTCGGACTGTATGGCATCGTGCATTTCCTTTGAAAAGATAAAGGATGCTGTATTTGCCTCTGCCATCTTTTTTGCGACAAGCAAAGCGGTTTTCTTGTTTTTGTCTTTGCCGATAAGTGCGTCGTATTTTGATTTCGGCACAAAAGGAGCTTCGCTATCGGTATCTATATAGTCTACAAACTTTGTTGAGGTGTCTTTATTCTTGCTGGAATAGGAAATCTTTTCGTTGCAAATGATCAGCTTGGTATTGCGGTTGCTATCTTCTTTCTTCAATGTGAAGCAATAGACAACCTTGTAGTTGGTTTCGGCTTCAACGTCTTCAATGGCAAATTCAAATTCAAGACGTGCAGATTCGCTATCTACGTTAATGCAGGATGCAAAATAATTCGTAATGGTGGGGTCCATAGGATACCCCAGAAGACAATGCTTCAGCAAACTCATTGCTTCGATAATAGCCGTTTTACCGGAGCCGTTTTGCCCGTAAATGCCGACAATGCAGGCTCCATTTTCCACCTTGCGAACTAGGGAAATTTCACCTTTTTTGACATTTTTGAAGTTCTCCAGGAGAATTCTTTTTAAGCTAACGGTTGAGTTTTTCATACCCATAAAATAGCTTAACCTGTTGAAAAATGCAATGCCAAATGTGAAAATGAAATAAAAAATGTCAAAATTATGTTTTAACGCTTTGTTTTTGACACTTTACTGTCAAAATCTTTAATTATATTTCATTCCGTATTTCACCAATCCTTGCGACAGTCGACATAGACTTGTAAAGTCCGTACGTGCATTCGCGGCAAGGCTCATTAACCATCTGGTTGATGTTGTTGGATAGCTGGCAGGAGACGCAGCCTGCTCGAGTTCAGCAGAAACGCTGACAAGTAACGCCGGGGAATGCCCCCGCCAACAGCATGGCTAGAACATTCCAAATATCACGAAATAGCTGTAAATGGAACAATTCCATTTGTGTATTGTAATGTGTATTGACATTTGTCTATACATTTGCTATCATGATGAAGGTAATAGATGAATATTACAAAACACGCTTTTGAAAGAATGCGTGAAAGGGGCTTTACCGTAGAAATGCTCGGAAAGGTCCTGCACAAAAAAGAGATTAGAAGAGCTCCATCAAAAAGAGATGGAATGTCAAAGATTGTTGCGGAAGTAGATGGATTGTATTGGACTTTAATTGTCACAGACGATTTGTCTACCTTGGTTACTGTAAGGAGGGCTCATGAAGACGAGGTGCAAAATGCATAAGAAGACTAGACTGCCCAAAGGCTTTAAGCTGGTTGATGATTTCCTTTCTAAGGAGGAAATTGAGGAACTCGAAAATGACACCTCCGTGAGAGAGCCGATGACCCTAATTACCGGGGGGCATGAATCGGAAACTCTTGAGGAATCCATTGCCCGCATCAAGAAGGCTATTGCAGATTCCAAAGAAGAGAAGAAAATGTATTCTATCCGGCTTAAAGTCAAAACGGTTGATGCAATCAAGAAAAAAGCGGCCGAAGCGGGTATTCCGTACCAGACGTATGTGAACGTTTTGCTGGATAAAGCCGCTTTCGCATAAATCATGTTTGTAAAATTTGATTATCTTTCGTATAAAAGAGAGATAATCAATGCCAATCTACGACGAAAATGCTTACGAGCAGTGCTTAAAGGAACTATTCCAGGATGTTCTGGGATGGGATTACCGTTATGGCCCCGACGTAGATAGAGATTTCCATAGCCCGTTACTGGATTCTGTACTTGAGGAATCGATCCGTAGGATCAATCCCAAGGCTGCGCCCGAGGCTATCGAAGAGGCCCTGAATAAGGTCCGCAACTTCGAAAACGATGATCTTGTAAAGCAGAATGCCCTGTTCATGGATTACATCCAGTGTGGCGTTGAGGTCAGTTATCATAAGGCAGGGGAGACCAAGTCCGATATCATCTACCTTGTGGATTACAAGGACGTTGATAACAATTCTTTCATTTTTGCAAACCAGTGGACCTTTATCGAAAAGTCCAACAAGCGGCCCGACGTGCTCTTGTTCTTGAATGGTTTGCCTGTTTGCCTTTTTGAATTGAAGTCTCCCAGCCGCGAAGAGACCGACGCCAGCGAAGCTTACCTGCAAATCCGCAATTATATGCAGGAGATTCCTACGCTGTTTATCTATAACTGCATCTGCGTCATGTCTGACCAGCTGATTTCAAAAGCCGGTACCATTACCAGCGGCGAAGACCGCTTTATGGAATGGAAAACCAAGGATGGTAACCGTGAATCTGGTGCTATTGCAGACTTTTCCACCTTCTTTGAAGGAATCTTCCAGAAGGATCGACTTCTTGATATTATCAAGAACTTCATCTGCTTCAATAACGATGGATTAAAGACTTTTAAGATTCTGTCTGGCTACCATCAGTATTTTGCAGTGCGCAAGGCTGTAGAACGAACTAAGCAAGCTGTAAGTGGCGATGGCAAAATCGGCGTTTTCTGGCATACCCAGGGCTCCGGAAAATCCCTTTCCATGGTGTTCTATGCCAACTTGCTTCAGTCCAGCATCGAAAGCCCGACCATTGTGGTGATTACGGACAGAAACGATCTGGATAACCAGCTGTATGGCCAGTTTGCCAACTGTAAGGATTTCCTACGTCAGGAACCTGTTCAGGCTGAATCTCGCGAGCACCTGAAGAAGTTGCTTAATGGTCGTAAGGCCAACGGCATCATCTTTACCACCATGCAGAAGTTCGAGGAATCCGACGAACCTCTGTCTGATCGCCGCAATATCATTGTGATGGCTGATGAAGCCCATCGCGGTCAGTATGGTTTAGCAGAAAAGGTAAAGACTTCCGAAGATGCTTCTGGTAATTTAGTAGTCCGCACCATAAAGGGTACAGCTCGCATTATTCGTGACAGTCTGCCCAATGCAAGCTTCATCGGCTTTACGGGTACGCCCATTAGCCGTGAAGATCGCAACACCACGGAAGTTTTTGGTGGCTATATTGATATTTACGATATGACCCAGGCTGTGGAAGATGGTGCAACTCGCCCTGTCTATTATGAAAGCCGAGTTGTCCGCCTAAAGTTGGACGACAAGGTCCTTGCCCAGATTGATTCTGAATATGATATGTTGGCTGGGGGTGCCTCTCCGGAAATCATTGAGAAAAGCAAGCATGAATTAGGCCAGCTAGAAGCAATTCTCGGTCACGAAAAGACAATCAACTCCTTGGTTGATGACATCCTGGAACACTACGAAACTAATCGTCAGGATCTTTATACTGGCAAGGCCATGATTGTGGCTTATTCTCGTGGCATTGCCATGAAGATGTTTAATCGTATTCTGGAACTGCGTCCTGAATGGGCAGGAACCACATCTCAAGTGATGGTGGGTGATCAAACCGTAACAGTTCCCGGAGAAGATGCAAAGATTGCCGTGGTCATGACCGAAAGCAACAAGGATCCCGAAACATGGCATCCTATTGTGGGCAATAAGACTCACCGCCAGGAATTGGCTGTAAGATTCAAGGACAATAAAGGTCCGTTGAAAATCGTGATTGTGGTGGACATGTGGCTTACGGGATTCGACGTTCCGTCCCTTGCGACCATGTACGTCTTTAAGCCGATGGAAAGCCATAACCTGATGCAGGCCATTGCACGCGTAAACCGAGTCTACGAAGACAAGGAAGGCGGCCTGGTGGTAGATTACATCGGTATCGCCAGCGCATTAAAACGTGCCATGAACGACTATACCGTTCGTGACCGTAAGAACTATGGCGAAATGGACATTGCAAAACAGGCTTTGCCCAAGGCCCAGGAAAAACTGGAAATTTGCCGTAGCCTGTTCCATGGATTCGACTACTCCGATTTCTTCAGCAATTCCTCGCTGAAGATGGGTGTATGCATTACCGATGCATTGAACTTTATTTTAGAGAAAAGCCGCGAAGAACAGAAGAAGTCTTTTGTCAAAGAAGCCTTGATGCTTCGCCAATCCCTCTCACTATGCTCTTCCATAGCTCCTGCAGAAATGCGAAACGAAGCGAACTTCTTTGAAGCAGTTCGTGTGCAGCTCATGCGCTTTATGTATGGCGCAGGCAAGAGCAAGGTTACCCTCAAGGATGTAAACGCACGAATCAACGAATTGCTGAAGCAAAGCGTAAAATCTAAAGGCGTTCTAAATCTGTTCAGTAGTGTAGGGGAGAACTTCTCCCTGTTTGATCCCAAGTTCCTTGAAGATGTGGCCAAGATGAAACACAAGAACATCGCGGTGGAAATCTTGAAGAAACTTATCGAGGAACAAGTTCGGGTTTATTCCAGAACGAATATCGTGAACTCCCAGAAGTTCTCGGAGCTTTTCCATCAGGCCATGAACCGTTACCTGAACGGTCAGCTAACCAACGAAGAAGTAATCCAGGAATTGCTGAAGTTGGCAAGTAGCATTTCCGACGCCGCTGCTTCTGGCGAAAAGCTTGGCCTGACCAAGGAAGAAACCGCATTCTACGATGCCCTTACAAGCCCCGAAGGGATTCGTAAGGCGTATAGCGACGAGCAGTTTATCGCACTTACTAAGGAGCTTACAGAAAAGCTTCGTAAGAGCCGCACCATCGACTGGCAACGAAAGGAAAGCGCCCGCGCCTCCATGCGCACCGCCATCAAGAAACTCCTCAAGAAATACAAGTACCCGCCCGAAGGCTGGGAAAGTGCCATCAAGACCGTAATCACCCAGTGCGAACTCTGGACCGACAACGAAGAAATGTTTGACAGCATGCGCGCCGCGAATTCCGCAGAAGGAAGTGCAAACGCAAATAAGAACATCGCCGGTAATCAGCTATACTTCGCACCCGGAGACGATGTGACCAGCTACGGAATTGCTGCGGATAAAGGGATAAATTAGCTTTTTTGTGAAATTTGTCTGTTATGTGGAACAAGTCGCCCCTTTGGAGACTTTTTCTCTTTTTATAAGGTTATATTTACTTTTGAAATAAAATTTAACGCGATGGATTTATATGCCCACTCTCTCTTTTAAAGATGCTGCTATAAAGATTCTTCACGAATCAAAACATCCCATGACTCCCATTGAAATTTATCAAATTGCAGCAAAGCAGCAGTTGGTAAAAACTTCAGGTAAAACTCCGGAAGCTACAATGGGTGCGCAAATTTATACAGATATTAAAAAGAACGGAGCTAATTCTCCTTTTGTCCAAGTGGGTAAGGGTTTGTTCACTGCTGCGACTAAGTCTAATAAAGAAAAAAGTCCTGAACAGCTGATTCTTGAATATAATGAGGCTCAGACGATAGCTTTGAAAGAACGCCTGTTGAATACAGATCCGTTTATTTTTGAACATCTCATCGGAGATCTTCTCGAAAAACTTGGTTATGAGAATGTAGAAGTGACTAAGCGGTCTGGAGATGGAGGCATAGATGTAAAAGCGAATCTTACTGTTTATGGTTTTACAAATGTTAAAACCGCCGTTCAAGTTAAACGATATTCTCACAATGTTAGTGACAATGTTGTTAGAGAACTTCGCGGCGCTGCAGAAGTTGATCAGAGAGGTTTGATTATTACAACTGCTGATTTCACAAAGGCTGCTAAAGAAGAGGCTTCCGCTCCAAATAAAATGCCGGTTTCCCTTGTTAATGGGAAAAAACTTTTAGAGTTGCTGATTAAGTATGAAATAGGTGTCAAGTCCAAAAAGACAGAATTGATTTCTTTGGATGAAGACTATTTTGAATCTTTAGAGGACGATGATTCTAGTTTGATTTTGGAAAAAAGGATGTCTATTTGGCCTTTGCCAGGCGGAATCGATCATTATTATGATTCTTTGCTTGATGTTTTGAATGCACTAAAAAGCCAGCCCAAGTCAAAAGAAGATATGGTGAAATGGTTTAAAACACAATATGATTCTGTAAATAGTGATAAAACAATTGCTAGCTACATGAGTACGATTTTCTCAAATCTCGGCTTAGTTCAACTTGTCGATAAAAAATATAAACTAACGCCTTCTGCAGAATCTTTCATAGAAAACCCTTCAAAAGATGCTGCTTTTGAAATATTGAACGAACGAATTTTTGGAATTGAAGAAACATTGTCTTTTGTTGAAAACTCTGAAAACCCCGTATCGGACAATGATGTTCGTATCTATCTCAATGATAATTTCAATGTAGATTGGTCCACAAATGCGCAGGCTTCATTTAGGCTTCTGTGGCTTTGGAATCTTGGTAAAATTCAACGCAATGAAGATGGAAGGTATAGTAAGCTATGAATGTTGATCCCAAAATTGTTTGGCTTAAGGAATTACTGACTTGGCCTTTGTGCGTTCCACCTTATCAACGACCGTACACTTGGAGTGTAAAGGCTGCATCAACCTTATTTCATGATGTAGTGAATGCGTGCGAAAATTCCATTCAGGAATATCGTATGGGATCGGTTATTCTCTATGAAAATGGAGAACAAATGGAAATTGTGGATGGACAGCAACGTTTAACGACCTTGTCCATCCTTTTTTATTGTTTGGATAATAATTTCGTAAATGGATTGTTGTCTCAAGAATATGGCAGGGCTTCTAAGCCTGCTATATCTCAGAATTTTATAATTCTGAGTCAGCTATGTGGAAACTTTACAGAAGACAAACGAAAAAAACTGATGGACTATGTTCAGGAGCATTGCTCATTGGTTGTTATTTCAGCTCCAAGTGAACAATCTGCTTTTCAGTTTTTCGATTCTCAGAATTCAAGAGGCAAGGAACTGGCTCCCCATGATTTGCTTAAGTCTTATCATTTAAGGGAAATGAATGACGATTCTGTGGAGACCAAAACTCAGATCATAAACACCTGGGAAAATTCTGACCAAAAACAGCTTGCTGCGCTCTTTGAAAATTCGCTTTATCCCTTGGTGCAATGGCATCGTCGCTTAAATGGTCTTGGATATTCATCCAAGGACATTAACACTTTCAAGGGCATTCAAAGAAATTCCGGTTTTAATTTCTCTGTTTACCATAAGGCAGCCAATCTTTACATAGAACAGGCTAACCAAAGCAATGTTTATGAATTGCTTTCGGATCGAAAGATTTGTCAATTTCAGTTGACTCAGCCTATAATTGCGGGAAAGCGCTTTTTTGCATATACCTTACATTATCTAGAACTGTACAAACAGATTAATGTACAAATTGCATTCAAGTATCCGGAACTTTCTAACGGTGGCCGCGGTGATTGGCTAGTTCGAAATCTTTTTGTTAATGCAGTCATGTTTTTTGTTGATAGATTTGGAATGAATTGTTTGAATGATTCTGTCTTTTGTACTTTGTTCTCGTGGGTGTATGTATTAAGGATCTCTTTGTATAGTGTTTATGAAGAATCTGTGAATAAGTATGCCAGAGGCGAACATTCTATCAATTACGGACTCAATATCTTTTATGAAATCAGTATGATGAACAATCCCAACGAGTTGTTTTCTGTTGCGTTGGCAAGACCTGACAAAACCAAGGCAACCCCTAGCGAAAAGAAAAGTTATCAAAATCGTGTCAAATCCTATTTTGATCTTTGGGATAAATATTCTGGGGTGGAGGCGTAAATGCAGATTAATCCCAATACGAAGAATGTTGTGCAACCACAAATGTTGAGTGTTGCAGATATTTTTAAAAATGTTCATTATGTGGTTCCTATTTACCAGCGAAACTATGCGTGGGAAAAGGATCAGATAGAACAATTACTTCAAGATATTCTTGATGTAACTGATGATTATTATTTGGGAAATTTGATTGTCAATAAGTCAGGCAATAATTTTGAAGTAATCGATGGACAGCAACGTTTGACCACTCTTTATTTAATGATGCTTTGCTTGAAAAAGAGTGTGGCTGAAGATGCACTAACCTTTGAAGCACGCGATAAATCTAATGACACCTTCAAAAAAATGAAGACGGGGGCCCCTTCTTCAGAATGGCTGTCGACGGAACTGAAAACTGGCTACGATATCATTGAAAATTTCTTTAAATCAAAAATGAAAGATTCTGCTGCGTACGATAATTTCTACGAAAAATTATCTAAAATCAAGATTGCCCGTGTACAGGTTCCAGAAGGAATAGACCTTAATCATTATTTTGAAATAATGAATACTCGAGGAGAACAGCTGACTCCTCACGAAATTGTTAAGGCAAGAATTCTTGCAATTCTCGATAAGAATGATGCCGTTGTTGCCGCCAAGATTTGGGATGCCTGTGCTTTAATGGATTCATACGTTCAAATGAATTTTGATACGGAATCTAGAAAAAAGTTATTTGGCGAAGACTGGACTGGCTTTAATTGTGATTCTTTTGAAAGCGCCGCGGCAAATTGCACTTCTACAGTAAAATCTGAAGAAGATGATGTAACATTTAAATTGGTCGAATTTTTAAAAGGTGGAGCCGTTTTAAAAGATGGTGATAAACTTAAGAACGATTCAAAGGATGAACAAGAACGTTTTGAATCGGTAATTTCGTTCCCTAATTTTTTGTTACATGTAAATGCTGTTATTTCTGGCCCAAATTTCTCCAATTTGGATAGCCTTGATGATAAAAAGTTTCTTAAATCTTTAATGGTTTACTGGGAAAACTCTGAAAAAGCCAAGACTTTTATTTTCACTTTACTAAAGTGCCGTTATTTGTTGGACAAATATATAATCAAACGCGAATTCTACAAGGATTACCGCGAAGAGGGCCGTTGGATGCTTCAGGGCATAAAGGCCTATCATGATAAGAAAAAAGATTCTCTAAAGCCTCAGTATTTCGGAACATACAATACGCAAACAGATGCAGATTCTGAAAGTATCGAAGATAAAACTCGTTTTGATACCGAAAAAACAAAAAGTATAAGAATGCTGGAATCTTGCCTGAGGATTACCTATACTTCTCCCAAGATGATGCATTGGATTACTGATGTTTTACTTGCACTGTATAAAAATGAAAATGTAGAATTGATTCCTTTGCTAGAAAAGTATTGCTGTACAAAAGTTCAGGAAAGCAATTATGAAAACGCCTCTGGCTTTGGTATTGAACGAATCGTATTCACGTATTTAGACTACTTGCTTTGGCGCGATGGCTTCTCTTATAATGGATCTTCTGTTATAAGTAAAATGGAAAACTATCAGTATCAATATCGTAATTCCATTGAACATTTCTCACCACAGCATCCTGCTGAAAGAAAAGCTTGGGATGATGGAGACTTGAATTCATTTGGCAATCTAGCCTTGGTTACCGTTTCTGGAAATTCTAAGTTTTCTAACAATGAACCGGTTGGAAAAATCAGCAGTTTTGGAAGTGTTGTAGAACAAAGTATGAAACTGAAGGTTATGGCTGCGATGACAAAGTCTAATAACGGAAATTGGACGCAAGAAATGGCTGCGATTCATAAGGATGATATGTTCTCTATTATTCAGAATGATTTAAAGTTGAACCTTTAAAATGTCTTCGAATTTGTTTAAATACCTTGATGCTCCAACGGTATTCGTGTTTATCAGAATAGTGAACTGACCATTGGGGGCGTTTACGAAGGCGATATTTCTCAATTAGGGGCCGATTTGGCTATATTTGGGCCATTATGGATGAAGAGAAGAAACTTGATGACGAAAAGCGCAAGGCCGAACGTATCAAAAGGATGCGTGGCTGGCTTGGAGTGAAGGGCGCGGTTACCGGGGGAGGTCACCCCGATGATAACGGCCCCCTGCTTTATGGAGACGGCCATTCCGGCTGGAACCGTTAACTTCTAGCGATTTACAAGGCATTCCTTTGCCAGGACGCCCATGATGTTGCCGCCATCTACGATGGTGCAGGTGATGGTCGCCTTGTTCCCTTTTACCAGGGTGGCCAGGTCTTTTTTGGCCGAGGTGGGGAAGATGGCCTTGATGGTTTTTGAGCCCAGGATTCCGCAGTTGTTGATGTGAACCGTCGAAAAGAGGAGCATGTCGTTGACGGATTCCACGCATCCCGAGAAAGAGACCCGCTTTTCGTTGAACATTTCGCCGGCGCGGATTTCGTTGTCGTTGAATTCCTTGAGCAGTGTCTTTGCAGTGGTGGTGATGGACCCGTTTGCGTTGTGGATGATGGCGTCGGGATTGGTTTTCGAATCTTCGTACACGGTGAGTGCCATGGATACGCAGACCGCGATAATCAATACCAGCACGATTCCCACGATAATTGCGATCTTAAACCAGATCGCTTTCTTTTTTGCAGGTACTGGGCGAGGCAGGGGGCTCTTTTGCGGAGTCCCGCAGTGAGGGCAATACTCGTGCCCTTCACCGATATCCCTTGCACATCGTATACAGTATCGCATACCGATTAATATAAATCCAAAAAGTCTGAATTGTACTGTTTGCTGTATTCCAATCTTAAATGGGATTTGGCTTTTTTCTATCTTTACCCTTGTATGAATTATCTCGTAGACGAAAAGAAGAATGGTGAACGCATCGAC
This genomic interval carries:
- a CDS encoding ASCH domain-containing protein; protein product: MSTILLSIHPEYVRQILAGSKKFEFRRNVAKRHVDRILIYSTSPEMKVVGSVSVLGVLKDTPKKLWQKTKDFSGISHGKYMEYFSKREFAYAYQLGEVTMFKEPKSLSDYGITTAPQSFAYIDA
- a CDS encoding ATP/GTP-binding protein, with amino-acid sequence MKNSTVSLKRILLENFKNVKKGEISLVRKVENGACIVGIYGQNGSGKTAIIEAMSLLKHCLLGYPMDPTITNYFASCINVDSESARLEFEFAIEDVEAETNYKVVYCFTLKKEDSNRNTKLIICNEKISYSSKNKDTSTKFVDYIDTDSEAPFVPKSKYDALIGKDKNKKTALLVAKKMAEANTASFIFSKEMHDAIQSEETNFILERLANYGARELFVIRTASTGRITLNDMPIHISLDHNEDHKSGSLLLPLNRPNTVAPHILQILERTISSLNIVLPQIVPNLKVGLKHLGQELMQNGIPGHIVQMTSSKDGHEFPLAMESDGVKKIISILSLLIDVYNNHSITVAIDELDSGIFEYLLGEILRIISEKGKGQLLFTSHNLRPLETLDKNFIVFTTTNPMNRYIRFSGVKTTNNLRDFYYRDIILGEQSEPVYETTNNSEIALAFKIAGGSNGS
- a CDS encoding CopG family antitoxin, producing MHKKTRLPKGFKLVDDFLSKEEIEELENDTSVREPMTLITGGHESETLEESIARIKKAIADSKEEKKMYSIRLKVKTVDAIKKKAAEAGIPYQTYVNVLLDKAAFA
- a CDS encoding type I restriction endonuclease subunit R; its protein translation is MPIYDENAYEQCLKELFQDVLGWDYRYGPDVDRDFHSPLLDSVLEESIRRINPKAAPEAIEEALNKVRNFENDDLVKQNALFMDYIQCGVEVSYHKAGETKSDIIYLVDYKDVDNNSFIFANQWTFIEKSNKRPDVLLFLNGLPVCLFELKSPSREETDASEAYLQIRNYMQEIPTLFIYNCICVMSDQLISKAGTITSGEDRFMEWKTKDGNRESGAIADFSTFFEGIFQKDRLLDIIKNFICFNNDGLKTFKILSGYHQYFAVRKAVERTKQAVSGDGKIGVFWHTQGSGKSLSMVFYANLLQSSIESPTIVVITDRNDLDNQLYGQFANCKDFLRQEPVQAESREHLKKLLNGRKANGIIFTTMQKFEESDEPLSDRRNIIVMADEAHRGQYGLAEKVKTSEDASGNLVVRTIKGTARIIRDSLPNASFIGFTGTPISREDRNTTEVFGGYIDIYDMTQAVEDGATRPVYYESRVVRLKLDDKVLAQIDSEYDMLAGGASPEIIEKSKHELGQLEAILGHEKTINSLVDDILEHYETNRQDLYTGKAMIVAYSRGIAMKMFNRILELRPEWAGTTSQVMVGDQTVTVPGEDAKIAVVMTESNKDPETWHPIVGNKTHRQELAVRFKDNKGPLKIVIVVDMWLTGFDVPSLATMYVFKPMESHNLMQAIARVNRVYEDKEGGLVVDYIGIASALKRAMNDYTVRDRKNYGEMDIAKQALPKAQEKLEICRSLFHGFDYSDFFSNSSLKMGVCITDALNFILEKSREEQKKSFVKEALMLRQSLSLCSSIAPAEMRNEANFFEAVRVQLMRFMYGAGKSKVTLKDVNARINELLKQSVKSKGVLNLFSSVGENFSLFDPKFLEDVAKMKHKNIAVEILKKLIEEQVRVYSRTNIVNSQKFSELFHQAMNRYLNGQLTNEEVIQELLKLASSISDAAASGEKLGLTKEETAFYDALTSPEGIRKAYSDEQFIALTKELTEKLRKSRTIDWQRKESARASMRTAIKKLLKKYKYPPEGWESAIKTVITQCELWTDNEEMFDSMRAANSAEGSANANKNIAGNQLYFAPGDDVTSYGIAADKGIN
- a CDS encoding restriction endonuclease, giving the protein MPTLSFKDAAIKILHESKHPMTPIEIYQIAAKQQLVKTSGKTPEATMGAQIYTDIKKNGANSPFVQVGKGLFTAATKSNKEKSPEQLILEYNEAQTIALKERLLNTDPFIFEHLIGDLLEKLGYENVEVTKRSGDGGIDVKANLTVYGFTNVKTAVQVKRYSHNVSDNVVRELRGAAEVDQRGLIITTADFTKAAKEEASAPNKMPVSLVNGKKLLELLIKYEIGVKSKKTELISLDEDYFESLEDDDSSLILEKRMSIWPLPGGIDHYYDSLLDVLNALKSQPKSKEDMVKWFKTQYDSVNSDKTIASYMSTIFSNLGLVQLVDKKYKLTPSAESFIENPSKDAAFEILNERIFGIEETLSFVENSENPVSDNDVRIYLNDNFNVDWSTNAQASFRLLWLWNLGKIQRNEDGRYSKL
- a CDS encoding DUF262 domain-containing protein, which gives rise to MNVDPKIVWLKELLTWPLCVPPYQRPYTWSVKAASTLFHDVVNACENSIQEYRMGSVILYENGEQMEIVDGQQRLTTLSILFYCLDNNFVNGLLSQEYGRASKPAISQNFIILSQLCGNFTEDKRKKLMDYVQEHCSLVVISAPSEQSAFQFFDSQNSRGKELAPHDLLKSYHLREMNDDSVETKTQIINTWENSDQKQLAALFENSLYPLVQWHRRLNGLGYSSKDINTFKGIQRNSGFNFSVYHKAANLYIEQANQSNVYELLSDRKICQFQLTQPIIAGKRFFAYTLHYLELYKQINVQIAFKYPELSNGGRGDWLVRNLFVNAVMFFVDRFGMNCLNDSVFCTLFSWVYVLRISLYSVYEESVNKYARGEHSINYGLNIFYEISMMNNPNELFSVALARPDKTKATPSEKKSYQNRVKSYFDLWDKYSGVEA